In the Clostridium gelidum genome, TAAATACGGTAAAAAGGGTGGAAATATAGATGTTAACGTAGGTACAGATGCGGATAATCATGTAATTATAAAAGTTAAAAATGATGGCTTGAAAATTGATAAAAAGACTATACCATATATTTTTGATAAATTTACCAAACTAAATAAAGCTTTTAATAGACTTAAAGAGGGTAGCGGACTAGGATTATTTTTAACTAAAGCATTAATTGAACTTCAAGGTGGAAATATAAATATCATATCAAATAATAGCGGAAATGAATTTATAATTACTATGCCTAGAGTGATGATACAATCTGATTGTGAATTTATTCATGAAAATTGGGAGACAAATCCATTAGAAGAAAAGATAGATGTAGAGTTTTCAGACATCTATATTGAATAATATAGATACATAGTTTTAAGCGAAGTTACATATATTAGATTAGTTAGGCACAATCAAAAAAATAACAAGTCCATTTGCCAGCTTATTTTCCATCATGCTACGTAGGCAAATTGACCTGATAGGGCCACTATAAGGGCAATTCGTCTCCTTGACTGATGAAAAATATTCATGGCAACTTTGGACTTGTTATTTATTTTCATGTGCCTTATGTGAAATTAATTAAAATTTAAGGTGGGAATATATGATAAGTAAATCAAGGGAAAAGAAGAAAATTAAAATTATGCCCCTAATTATATCTATAGGAATACCATTCTTAATTGGTGGAATTACGTCAGTACTTATTCCAAATATTAGTTCAATATATGGGGATTTAGTTAAACCCAGTTTTTCGCCTCCATCAATAGTGTTCCCAATTGCTTGGACAATTCTTTATATACTTATGGGGATAGCGTCATATAAGGTATACGTGCTAAAATATGATAATATTGATGTAAGCTCTGCTCTGTTTGTTTACGCTATACAATTATTGCTGAATTTCTTATGGACATTTATTTTCTTTGGATTTAAATTATATGGATTGGCATTTTTGGAGCTTGTCGTGCTATTTTTGTTTGTGATGTTAACAATAAAGAGATTCTACAAAAAGGCTGGGAAGAAAGCAGCAATATTATTATTTCCATATTTAATTTGGATTATATATGCTGGAGTCTTAAACTTCTTTATTTGGATGTTAAACGAAATGTAATTAACAATTAACAATGGACGATTGACAATTAAGGAAGAAAAGCTTATAGCTTTTCAGTAAAATATAAAGTTAAAGAAATTACGAGTAATTCCATAATCAATTGTCAATTGTACACTGTCCATTGTCAATTATCTAAAGGGCATATTCAAGTATAGCTCTTAAAACACCATGTTCTACATTACTTGCAGCTATGTATTTTCCATATTGTTTCATGTCTTCTGGAGAATTCTCCATTACAAAACTGTATTCACCTTGCTGAAGCATTTCTATATCATTATAATAATCTCCAAGAACCATAGTTTCTTCTTTAGATATATTATCAGTTTCCATTAAACTTTTTAAAGCAAGCCCTTTGTTAACGCCTTTATTTGAAATATCAATCCATATTTCACCAGAACCTACTACATTTAATTTATCTTCAAATTTAGGCTTGAATATAGTATTCAAATTTTCAGAAGAATTTTCTAAGTTACAAAAAGTAACCTTAACTATATCATCAGTAATGTTATTTAAATCAGCCACAATTTCTAAAGTTGTATAATATTTTTTTATTTCAGTCAAATGTTCATCAGAACATTCTTCAACATAAGCACATTTTGCTGAACATAAAATTGTTACATTTCCATCTGTTTCCTTTGAAGATTTAATTAACTCAGTAACAATATCATTATCAATGACGCTTTCATATATTATTTTATTATTATCGACAACTAAAGCTCCATTTTCACATATGAAAGATAAATATCTGCCTATAGGTCCGAAGTTAGTTTGTAATGTGTAGTAAGGTCTACCACTAGCAACAACTAGTTTAATATTTTTTGCTCTTACGCGATCTAAAATGTCAGTAAATCCATTTGGCAAATTCCCATTTTCATCTAATAGTGTTCCATCCATATCTGTTGCAATTAATTTAATCATAAAAACTCCTTTCATTTCTTTCAAGTTTAAGATATATACATTTTTAATAATATCACATATTTGTAATCTAAGAAAGATTACAGAACTTTTGAAAAATAAGTTTATCTATATATATGTAGTATTAGGCACAGTCAAAAAAATAACAAGTCCATTTGGCAGACTATTTTCCATCATAATGGAAGCTCGATTCGCATTCGCTCTTCTTGAGTAAGCGATTTACACCAAATCATAGATTTGGGTTCACTGCTCACGTCGGCAAATTGCCCTAATAGGCCCGCTATGAGGGCAATTCGTCTTCTTGCCTGATGAAAAATACTCATGGCAACTTTGGAATTGTTATTTATTTTCATGTGCCTTATTTTAAAAGTAAATGTTTTCGGTAAAGTTGAATGGTTTAATTGCTAATTGAAGTATGATAATATAATAGTTAAAAG is a window encoding:
- a CDS encoding HAD family hydrolase; its protein translation is MIKLIATDMDGTLLDENGNLPNGFTDILDRVRAKNIKLVVASGRPYYTLQTNFGPIGRYLSFICENGALVVDNNKIIYESVIDNDIVTELIKSSKETDGNVTILCSAKCAYVEECSDEHLTEIKKYYTTLEIVADLNNITDDIVKVTFCNLENSSENLNTIFKPKFEDKLNVVGSGEIWIDISNKGVNKGLALKSLMETDNISKEETMVLGDYYNDIEMLQQGEYSFVMENSPEDMKQYGKYIAASNVEHGVLRAILEYAL
- a CDS encoding TspO/MBR family protein; this translates as MISKSREKKKIKIMPLIISIGIPFLIGGITSVLIPNISSIYGDLVKPSFSPPSIVFPIAWTILYILMGIASYKVYVLKYDNIDVSSALFVYAIQLLLNFLWTFIFFGFKLYGLAFLELVVLFLFVMLTIKRFYKKAGKKAAILLFPYLIWIIYAGVLNFFIWMLNEM